The sequence below is a genomic window from Anomalospiza imberbis isolate Cuckoo-Finch-1a 21T00152 chromosome 17, ASM3175350v1, whole genome shotgun sequence.
GAGTGCTACTCACGTCAGCCTCGAGAAACGGCAGCCGGAGCGGGCGCGGGTCGAGCAGCGGGGCTGCCATGCTCCCCATGCCCCGGGGCAGCTGTCGTCTGTCACACGCTGCAGCGACACGGCGACCCGACATCTTCTTTTTACCTATCCTGAACCGCTTGTAAACACCAACACACACAACCAGGGTCTCCTTCGCTCTTGTTTTCAGCACCGCGGAGACAGTGAAAAGTTGCCTCGGCTCGCAGTTCTTCACAAGCCCCAAGCGCCGACCGGAGTTTTCCTCGCTCCGCGGCGCCGCGCAGGGACCCGCGGGCTCCGGGGCAGCGGCGCCTCTCACGCCGCGCTCGCTGCGCTGCTCGCCGGCCGCGTTCGCTGAGCGGCCGCGCTCCCGCTGTGCCGGCGCCGCCTCGGGAGCCGCGCGGGTCCGGGCGCTGCCGGGGGCTGCGACGCGAGGGGTCCGCGCGTCgctcaggccgggccgggcggtgCCTTCGCGCTCGGCGCTCGCCCTGAAGCGCTGGCGGCACGTGGCGCTGCCCGGGGCCGCTCGGCCTGGGACGCACCGGGAGGCTCCGGCCCTGCTCGGCCCGTCCGGGGGGGCACCCACACAATGGCCCCGCTCGCGCTCGGCCCCACGCGCGGTGGCAGCAGCGCCGCTCCCCGGCCTCGCCCGGGGGTTGGATGGGGGTGTCTCGGGGGGGAGTCTGGCGGGAGCGGGACTGACCTGGCGGCGCTCCCGGGCGCGGACCGgagcggaggcggcggcggccacAGGTGGGAGCGCGGCGCGTTACGCGATTTGCGTAGCGGAAGCGGCGGCTCGGCCGGCGGGAAGTGCGCGGGCGGCGCGcgccgggggtggggggggggggcgcggcgctACGCAAAGTGCGTAATGCGCCGCGCGGCGACAACGCCGGCGgaggggcgggcgcggcgcgtGCGCCCCTCGCGGCGCGGCGGAGCGCGCCCGGCAGCCAATGGGCGGGCGGGCCGCCCGCGGGAGGAGCCAATCAGCGTGCGCGGGCCGCGGGAGGGCGGCCAATGGCGGGCGGCGGGGGTTTAAAGGGGTATTTAAGGCGCGGCGGTTTGAATTCAAACCGCTCCGGCGGCCCTGAGgcggcggggctgggccgggcgcCGGGCCTGTGCGCGAGGGGGGCGGCCGGGGGGTGTTGGTTATGGATCTCTGTCGATAAAGTGTGCTGGTTGGTAAGGGACCCGAGATTTCCTGTGCTCTGCCTGCGCTCTCGCCCTCAGCCAGAGCCGCACGGGCCGCTCCCGCTCTGGCGCTATGGACAGGAACATGAAGGAGAACCACGCCGCGTACCCCGGCCGCGCTGCCAAGGTAAAGGTGTGAGATGCGCGCTTTATGTTGTTCTTCTTGGGCAATTTCCTCTGCTGCATCGTTGGTCTCAACGCCTGGGAGTTTGCCATTAAAATTCTAGTCGGTGCGGGGAGTGGTGGTTTTTAGTTTTTACTTGGTGGGTTTGTTTCTCCCCATCACATATTAACTGCAGATTTCAAACGAGTAATTTATCTTTCAGTAGctttttttctacagaaaacagagcccagagctgatttttaaaattattgcttATATTAGCTTATCTTATTAAACGGGGAAATCTTCCTTATATAGTAAGTATTTAAGAGCCCTTAAAGAGAAAGTGAGTGTGTATAATCAGATTATTTTAGATACAGCTTTTAAAAGCAAGTTCTGTGTCAATGTCACTGTTGGTACACGTGTAGCAGTGCTCAAGATCACCCTGATTATTGTATTTTTTCCATGTAGAAATACAGGCACTTTCTCAGTATTTTATATAGAACCAAATAAGCCTGCTAAGTTTTTGGAACAGCATAAccaaaatttccttttaattcaTGGCTCAGCACATGATTTTTAGTGTTTCTGTTGAAGTGCTGTTGCGTGGCTTTGCCATCCTGAGTGGGGCCATGcaggctctgctgtgctgttgcACAGTTAAcaccttctcctttctctttgaAGGTCGCCAATCCCATCGGGGATGCCCCCAAGCGTGTCCCCGTGTCGCAGCACTCAGCCCAGAGCCGCTTGCTGACCAGCGGAGCTCCAGCCCGAGTTCTGCGTCCCGCGAACTTCGCCCAGCGAGTCCCCGTGCAACCCCAAAAACCTGTACTGTCAACCCAAAAACTGGCCAGCAACCAAACAGCGCAGCAGCCCCAACCCAAACTGCCCCAGCAGGCTGCTGTGAGACCTCAGGCTGCAAGCAAGGGCAGTGAGAAacctccccaggctgcagcacctGGTAATTCTGAGGATGATTTTGTGTGATCACAGCTGTGACACTCAGGATACTCCtaaagctgctgctgatccaGGGACAGTCCTGGAGGGAAGTTCCTGGTTGTGCCTTCAAACAGGAGAGAGCAGCACATGGTTCACTTCGGGTGTTACTGCACCATCGTTATGAATTTATCTCTAAATTAACCAATTAGAGACAATATGGTGTTAAAAACTTGCAGGTGCTCAGCAGTCAGCTGGGAGTTAATGGAATTTGCATTCAGACTTCATAGGTTTTCCAAGATTCGTGCCCAGGGATCCTTTtgtttggggagggggaaagaatTCATGGGTTTTTATGCTCAGAAAGCTTTCAAAATTGCATTTTGCCAGCACTGTTTCTTCCCTAGCAGTCAGCTATGCTAGTTTGCTTAAAATGTCATTGAATGGATTCTAAAAGCTGCTTCAGACGATGCACAGGGGTTAGATTTGTTCCTATGTGAGTGTTCCCATGGGTCTGGTTCATGAAttgatttccttctctgtaCACAGCACAAAACCCTGAAGCAGAAAGCACCTCTAAACAGAAAACTGAAGAGACCAAGAAGAAAAGTGAAGAGACTAAAAAGTAAGTTTTATGCCTGAATTCTAGATAACTGAGCCCTGCTGGAGCTCCTTTGGCTGTGGAGCCTGGTGACCCCCACACTTTGCAGACACCTCACAAGGAAAGCAGCCTTTGACCTGATAACTGTCAGGAACAAGGACTTGTTGTAATCTAAAGAAAACTTTGGGCTAAATGCAGAGTAGCTCTTCCCATGGGAGAACACTGATAGCTGCTGCCCCAGTCACGAGACGGGCTCCTGAAAACAAAGCCTCCTTCATctgggcaggaggctggagtCTAATTTGGGATGAAACTGGATTTGTTTATGGCAACTTTAAATTGTTTTGCCGTGCCCTGGTGATGTGTCTGGGTTAGGAGTATCTGAAGGGGCCCAGCTTCGTAAACAGTCTTCATTTTGTAGTAGTGTGGTTAGTGTAGTGTCTGCAAAAGCTTCAGGAGGGAAGAAAATAGCTTTCAGAACTTCCTTTTGAAAAATCTCAATGCCTTTATTCTCTTGGTGTTTTCTTAAAGACTAAAATCTAGTTTAGAGCACTAAGCATCCTGTGAACAGGAATGTTATAAACTGTAAATGTGAGTCAAATCCAACACAATTTTTAACTTTCCTTTTGCAGAAGGCAGTGGTCTCTTGATGATTTTGAAATTGGTCGtcctctggggaaaggaaaatttgggaatgtgTACCTGGCTCgtgaaaaacagagcaaattTATTCTTGCATTGAAAGTGCTCTTTAAAACACAGCTTGAGGAAGCTGGTGTAGAACATCAACTACGAAGAGAAGTGGAAATACAGTCTCATCTTAGGTAAAGTTCAGTGACTATTCACTCTTTGTTTGCATCCAAATAAACAAAGTAACCTTGATTATGATGAGGTTTCTTTATGATAAGGTTTTTGTGTGTTGTGAGCTGAAGGAACACAGATGAGCTGGAATTGCTGTTCTTGCCTTGAAAGTGGgagggagcaggacagggaaaTTAAAGGTTTTGGTGAACACCTGGTTCAGAAGAACATTGAAATCTCTTTGCAGGCACCCCAACATTCTCAGATTATATGGCTACTTCCATGATGTGACAAGAGTCTACCTGATCCTGGAGCATGCACCTCGTGGGGAAGTCTACAGGGAACTTCAGAGGCTCACCAAGTTCGATGAGCAAAGAACTGCTACTGTAGGTTGTTCCAGCTTCCTCTCCATTCCTGTATCTGGGATATCTGCAGGATAGAGCCAGCCCTTCAAATCAAGCTCAGTATTGTGCTGGGGGAGACTGAGATTGCTTAGCTGCTAGCTGGCATCTGGGCAGGGAAGAATTGGGAAGAGTTAGGGCTGTGCAGGAATTTATGTTCAGAATTGCTTAATATTGCAAGGCACAGACTGTATTGCCAGGCTTCAAGTGTTAAGGAATTAATTGCTTTAATTTAAAGTTATAATTATGGCTCAAaaaggctgtgctgcagccagatAAACTCAGGTGACAATATCTTAAAGATTATTCTTTCTGCACCCAGTACATCACAGAACTTGCAGATGCCCTCTCGTACTGTCACTCCAAGCGTGTgatccacagagacatcaagCCAGAGAACTTGCTGCTTGGATCAAATGGAGAGTTAAAAATTGCTGACTTTGGGTGGTCTGTGCATGCTCCATCTTCTAGGTGAGAATTCAGTCTCTAGTGCACTGAAATCCTTCTGTAGTGTCAGTTTTGATCACACAGTTGTGGAAGGGAGGTATGTGGGAACTTCTTGAAATACTGGgggaaaatgctgctgtaaCAAAAGGCCTAGCAGGCAGCTGGTGTGACAGAGGAGGGTTGTTATCCTGGCGTTCAGTTCAAACCTTGCTGACCTTCAGAGGAAAGTTGGTGTAGGGTTACCGTGGTGCCTGAGATGACAAACCTGCACTTGGACTCAGACATCACACTGGCAATTTGGTTGTTTCTGAGAGAGTGGGAAATTGCACCTGAGAAGGGAAGAACAGGTTTGTTCTAGCATGTCGGGTGAAGAAAGGAGCCAAGACTGATTGCAGGGACTGAGATACTTTGAGTAGAAGTAGAAAATGTCCTGctggcttttctttcccagctgttCTGGTGGTGCTGAGTCCATTCAGGTGGACTGCACTTAGGTACAGATGATTGCCAGCATTAGTTCTTATCTGATTCTTGAAACAGATCCTCTAATTATCTTAATCAATGATTAACTTGGACTTTCTTCAGGAGAACAACTCTCTGTGGGACACTTGACTACCTGCCTCCTGAAATGATTGAGGGAAGAACACATGATGAAAAGGTGGATATTTGGAGTCTGGGAGTTCTGTGCTATGAGTTCCTGGTAGGGAAACCACCTTTTGAAACAAAAACCTATCAAGAAACCTACAGAGCTATTTCCAGGGTAAGTGCCAGTGCTTATCTGAATTAGCTGGGTCATGCATTTAGTTCTAGAAAGGTTTCAGCAGACTTAAGTTTgaaacataataaaaataaacacaagaaTATACAAATACCTTCACAAGCAATGAGAAGCTTGTTCAGGGTtacaatgaaattattttacctCCATCTCTATAGGCAAAAGGTGCACAGCTTTCAAGGGGGGTAACTTGGAGGTTGAATTGAGCCCTTTGGTTCTATCATTTGGTTATTGCTAAAGGACTTTTGCATAATTTTTAATGTCCTTTTTTCCTTAGGTGGAATTCAAGTTTCCTCCATTTATAACGGAAGGTGCGAGGGATTTAATTTCCAAGCTCCTGAAGCACAACCCCTTCCATCGCCTGCCCCTGAAGGATGtgcttctccatccctggaTCACAGCAAACTCTACCAAGATTCCCACCAGCAGGAAGAGTGATGGTGCTGCCCCATCCAAAACATAGTTTTAGGAGGGTGACTTGTGGGATGGACAAGAGGAGCCTTGTACTGTGACTACTGTAATGCTTACAATAGGAAAAGCAGGTCTTGGAATCTAGTGGCAATTGGGATGCAAATCCTTGGGTTGGCTGGTGTCTTAAACTCAAATTGCAGCATAAAATTATTTGACTTCTAGCTGGAGTTTGTGGACTATTTAATGTACTTGAAATCAGTTCCATGTGGGCCAGGTTTGTTGGTTAAGTGTGAAGCTGTTGAAGGCTCTTGTGCTGAAAATGGTTTGTTGTTCCACCACAAGGAAGTTGTTGTTCTGGCTTATGGAACAGTGCAATATCCTGGAGAtgcctgctcctccctccctgggctgctcaGGGTGCCTTACCTGTGGTGTAACCTGAAACTGAGCGAGGTGAATGCCTTTTTCAAGTGTTCTAAAAATGATGTGGCAAGTGGTTTTGTCTCTAGTTTTAAATGTGAGCACTCAAtttgtgaaataaaaacttgttaTACTGCACCCAGCAGGGTGAGGTTCCTTGTGGCACTGCTTggctcagcaccagcacagctgaaCTCCTGTCCCAGAGGTGAATTCCCAAAGTATAATGCCCACCTCTGTCAAAAAGGCAGCTCAAAGTGCTGGTACCACACAGTCATTCACTATCCCACAATCCCAATTTAGGATTGCAAGGTGAGTACTAAATGTGTACTTAAGCTGCTTGGTTTATTGAGAGTTTGGCTTGCTCTGTCCTTTTTCCAATCAATTTATTCAAAGATCTCCCATCTGATAACATTTTCCAGCCCTTTCTCTCTGAAGTACTTTCAGATTATGTTGGGTACAGCAAGTAACACCACCAGATGTTTTTAAGACACTCCTTCAAATGCTCCAAGGGTTAGGCCCCTTGCCACCAAAATAAAGGCCAAcccttttccaggaaaacacTTAAAGCAAACTAAGAGAAAGCAATTTATTGTCTTTTCAGAATAAGACTTTGCTATTTtacaaacaatttttaaaaatgatcCTTCTACAAGCAAGGATTCAAGAATGCAAAATATATtctcaaattaatttaaaatatactcTGCAAAAATCTTCATCTTAACAAACTGCCAGTAGTTTATACAACCACATAACTAATCAGAATTCTGGCCACAACTTCTATGAAGCTGTTTCTTTACAGCAATAAAACTCTAGTGCTGGTGCCTTCTACTAAATTTAAATGAGTTCATGTGattttgaaaaagaaacttTGACTATTCCTTTATCACATTTAAGACAAAACATCCTTCTCAGAAATTATTCTAACAGAAGTAAACAAGGCTTCCTCAGAGTTATTTTGGAATTCTTATCCTTGGTCCACATGAAACATGGGAGTTTCTGTGGGGGGGAAGGAATTAAGGTGCAATTTAATGTTCTGGCTGAGGGGAGGCAAGAGGCTGCTCATAACAAGAAGTTATTTgttcctcctttcctccctcagCCAACTCTCATCAAAACTCCAccctttcctcctctctgtTCACTAAATtttagcaaaaataaaaagctatttCAGGGTATTTTCCTACTATTTTACTTAAAGCAGAGTTCTGTATAATCAGATCTGTCAGAGCCACCTTGGGGTAAGTGCAAGCACAAAGAGATTTCAAAGAGCAGCCAGCAGGTcccaaacagccccagctcttgCTCAGGCCTGAGCCAAAAACCCAGGCTTACCCCAGTGTGACACTGATTTATCTGTTTTAGGATCATTCTTCAGGTTGAGTGGAGGGTGGAATGTGGACATCCACACCTGTAACTACATTCTGTCACCACAGTGTCCCCATAAGGAAAGGCAAAACCCCCTCATTGCTACATTCACCAGTCTCAGCCTAAAGCACAGGAATTCTTCCTGGGAAGCTGGGAATTGGAATGTTTGCACTTCAGGTGCAGATTTGAGTTTCACTCACAGGAGCAGAAAGCTGCTGGGGTTagttttaagattaaaaaaaaaagtgtttccagTACAAAGCCAGATCTGAAAATATTAAACCCCTTGATGCTGTTTGGAGTATGTTCACATAGGTAATTCTGGTTTCACTGATTTCAGAAGGCTCAGGATTTCTTCTGAGTCTATAGACATTTAAAACGAAGGAATTTAGTAAGGCTGGCTCCCAGCCAGCACATTTTCAAACAATAAAATCTGGGACTATGGAAGCAATACACATAGTTTCAGAACAGTGCTTCACCTATTGTGACTAAACCAATTATGACTGCAATAATTCATCCTAGGGGTACTCCTACTGAAGCAAGTTCAGTGCCTGTGTTGTACTGCAAGAAGGGCTATAATAAAAGTCTCTTCTAACAACAGAAACACCCACCTGCCACTTTAGATTCCAATACATACCCTTATCAAGAGAACTATCCATGTAGTGAGATATTGTTTATTCTGCTGGAAAGAGAATCTCACAGTTTCTCAGCTACACAGTAATAAATGAAAACTATGACtctgttttgaaaagaaaaaaaaaaaaaggctcaaaAGCTGGCTTATAAAGACCCAGAACTGTGCTCATTGTCAAGCATTTATATTCCCACTTGAAGTGCAAACCAGATCCCATTTGAACAGGTTTTTCCTAAGAACAAGCGGCAAAAGTGAAAGGAGACAAGGACAGCACTTTTCACAGTGACATTTACCTGAAAGAACAAGTAAGAAACGCAATTGGAGATTGACCTGAACCAGCTAAGTCTTTCAAAGAAACTTTTCACCTGAAGAGCGCCGTGGCTGTGGAGCCTGGAGAgcagaggcaggcagggctcAGGGGCCGGAGGCGGGGGGTTTGAAGAAGCCGGCCTTGCGGCAGTAGCGCACGAGGAAGGGCACGGACACCACGGTGATGCTGATGCGCACGGGGGCGAAGAGCTTGTGCACAGCATAGGCCAGCACGAAGGTGCTGGTGCCAGCTGCCATCCTGGACTGCAGAGAGGCCTCGCTGAAACCCAGCTTCAGCAGGACCGCACTCATGTCCACGCCACTGCGCAAAGAGGAGACGCTGCTTTAGGTtaagattaaaaatataaagtgCTGGGGTTTTGTTCACAAAACTTCATGTGTCACGGCTCCTACTCGGCCTTTAGAGATGAAGCTTCTCTGCAAAGTGATTCTTAAAGAGTTACTGTGAATTTGTGTTGGAGTTTCATCTTCCCACATTTGACATTAAACTTTATTCTGTGTCTTGGGGAAATTTATCAGCTAAGCACAAACCAATGGAAACCAAATGAGGTACCTGCTGTTAGACTTAGTGTTCTGATAAAAGTGtacaaaattataaattatttaaaatctaGCAAGTGAAGGAAGTGTTGAGGACCTCAAATGGGTATTATCCACCAAATTCATTAATACAGACATAGCAGATTTCATCAGGGATTCAACCCcacctgaaggaaaaaaaatgttgtcaCCCTGAGCCACAATGTAGTAAAACAGGAGAAATCAGTAATTCACGTATTCCCACTGGAGTAAGCAGCAGGGAATGTTTGGGGTAACAACATGTTCCCCTGTCTCCGCAGCTGGAATACCTCATGTAACTGATGCATTCCCACAAAGCCACACACACAATTCCCCACCTGACTCCTGTACAGTTCTCTCACATTTTCACTCTAATCCTGTTCTAGTGGCTGTTATTTTCTGCAGTTCAACTGCACAAACTGTGTTCAACACCCAGAAAAATACCTTTATCTCTAAGCCCCAGAGCACTTTTGCATGGCTCTATCTCTCCATACCAAGCAAGAACAAAAGATATCtgcaaaacaaatacattttctgcCTGGTCAGTTATGCtggtgctgtgtgtgctgtttCCCCTGCTGATGAGCCTGTGCAAAATGACCATGTATACAACCCTCCTGTCTCATGCCTGATGGGAGATCAGATCCATTTATGGACCCATCCATACTCGAAATTCAGGAGGTAACTATAAGTTCAACAGGCATAAAGTGCCTGTCTCCTGTCAGAGATAAGCAATGGTAAATGTATTTTACTTTTACCACTACCTAGAGGTGACAGACAGCTGTACAAACCTCACCTTGACACAGCAAGGTAGAAGATTCCCAGAGATACTAAAGAAATTCCAACATGGAAGGAAACCCCTACAGCACCATATTCTTTAAAAACTTGTTTCAGCTGCTGGGATTTGTTGAGTTTCTTGTTTTCAGCACTGGGATCAGTGGCTGCCTTTCTGAGGGGTTCAGCTGCAtcctaaaaagaaaacaattaaaagtATTTGTTAGCATTAAGCACAAGATCATATTTCAGTTAGCTGAAATTATGAAAGAAGTGTCTTGCACACAGAGTGATTTGGGAAGACAGAAACTCACTTCTGCTCCTCCACATCAGCACAGCAGATGCTGTAGCAGAGCCCAGACAAGCTCCCTTCTCCCAGCTATTCCTGTCAAAGGAATGCACTGGTCTTTGTGTAAATTCTTACACAATTAAAACCAGGTTATTTGATCCAAATGTGTGCCAAGGCACAcccacacagctgctggagccatGAGACTGAGGTGTGAGAGCTATTTGCTTCCACCCACTGCTCAGCTTTTTGTTCCAGGGCTAAGCAGCCAGTGGCACTGGAAGTCCAGCTGGTACCACGAAACAACAGCTCCCTGATGGAAGAGATCCAAAGTTTAAGCTCCTATCAATCACCCTTAATAGCTGATCAAAGGAAGAACTGCAAGTGTTGACAGCAACAACCAACTCTGTTGCTACGCTGCAGACAACAACTGTAGGGACATGCCAGGGCTGGTGTCAAGAGCCCAACTGCACTGAAAATCTTTGTCACAGCAGAAGTAATTGATAGATTTTTATTTGGGTACATTTCAAGTGCAGAAGTTCATACCAAACCATATCCCAAAGCAATctgaaaagaaatcaaaggagAGCAACTGTGTTGGCAGCCCTTGGAAACTCCC
It includes:
- the AURKA gene encoding aurora kinase A isoform X1, with the translated sequence MDRNMKENHAAYPGRAAKVANPIGDAPKRVPVSQHSAQSRLLTSGAPARVLRPANFAQRVPVQPQKPVLSTQKLASNQTAQQPQPKLPQQAAVRPQAASKGSEKPPQAAAPGNAQNPEAESTSKQKTEETKKKSEETKKRQWSLDDFEIGRPLGKGKFGNVYLAREKQSKFILALKVLFKTQLEEAGVEHQLRREVEIQSHLRHPNILRLYGYFHDVTRVYLILEHAPRGEVYRELQRLTKFDEQRTATYITELADALSYCHSKRVIHRDIKPENLLLGSNGELKIADFGWSVHAPSSRRTTLCGTLDYLPPEMIEGRTHDEKVDIWSLGVLCYEFLVGKPPFETKTYQETYRAISRVEFKFPPFITEGARDLISKLLKHNPFHRLPLKDVLLHPWITANSTKIPTSRKSDGAAPSKT
- the AURKA gene encoding aurora kinase A isoform X2, yielding MDRNMKENHAAYPGRAAKVANPIGDAPKRVPVSQHSAQSRLLTSGAPARVLRPANFAQRVPVQPQKPVLSTQKLASNQTAQQPQPKLPQQAAVRPQAASKGSEKPPQAAAPAQNPEAESTSKQKTEETKKKSEETKKRQWSLDDFEIGRPLGKGKFGNVYLAREKQSKFILALKVLFKTQLEEAGVEHQLRREVEIQSHLRHPNILRLYGYFHDVTRVYLILEHAPRGEVYRELQRLTKFDEQRTATYITELADALSYCHSKRVIHRDIKPENLLLGSNGELKIADFGWSVHAPSSRRTTLCGTLDYLPPEMIEGRTHDEKVDIWSLGVLCYEFLVGKPPFETKTYQETYRAISRVEFKFPPFITEGARDLISKLLKHNPFHRLPLKDVLLHPWITANSTKIPTSRKSDGAAPSKT
- the FAM210B gene encoding protein FAM210B, mitochondrial, whose product is MYRLCRLSPLLSPLPAPLRAPRPAWAALPPGPGPRRASAKDAAEPLRKAATDPSAENKKLNKSQQLKQVFKEYGAVGVSFHVGISLVSLGIFYLAVSSGVDMSAVLLKLGFSEASLQSRMAAGTSTFVLAYAVHKLFAPVRISITVVSVPFLVRYCRKAGFFKPPASGP